Within Aliidiomarina minuta, the genomic segment ACGGAATCGAATGAAAATAACCAGGGAAACTCTCGAGTCAGCAGTGAAGAAAGATATTATTTCTTCTGACCAGGCAGATGAGCTTTTGCGCTTTTTCAAAGCTCAGCCATCTACGGGCCCCAGTTTTGATTTCACCCATGTGCTTTATTATATGGGCGGCCTCATTGCTATTGGGGCCATGACGCTGTTTATGAATTTGGGCTGGGAGAACTTTGGCGGCTGGGGCATTCTCTTTATTTCCCTGATATATGCCGCTATCGGCCTTAGGCTAACCTCGGTTTTTCAACGCAAAGGGTACGCCATTCCTGCCGGTATTTGCACCACTTTTGTGGTGGCGCTGACCCCGTTGGCAATATACGGCTTGCAACAGGCCATGGGGTGGTGGCCGGTTGATGCAACCTATCAAGACTACCATAGATACATTCGCTGGCACTGGATTTACATGGAATTGGGCACGCTGGCGGTGGGCGCCATTATGGCGTTTAAGTATCGCTATCCCTTCCTGGTTATGCCGATTGCTGTAACGCTGTGGTACCTGTCAATGGATATTGCAGCAGTCATAGCTGGAGGCTCAGCAGCCTTTGAATTACGCACCTTAGTATCGCTTTATTTTGGGCTGGCTATGCTGCTTTTTGCCTTCTGGGTCGACATGCGTGGTTCAAAATCCGGTGATTATGCGTTCTGGCTGTATTTATTTGGCGTGCTGACTTTCTGGTGGGGGCTAACCCTGCAAAATCCTACTGGCGAGCTTTCGAGGTTCTTATACTTCTGCATTAACCTGGTGCTTATTGGAGTGGGGGTGGTCATTGTTCGTCGCGTGTTTGTAATTTTTGGAGCCATTGGAGGTTCACTCTATCTTGGCCACCTTGCCAGTGAAGTATTTAAGGACAGCTTTTTGTTTCCAGTCGCCTTGACGTTGATGGGTTTAGGAATCATCTATTTAGGTGTGCTGTGGCAAAAAAATGAGGCTGCAATTACAGCCCGGGTCAGGCAGCGACTGCCATCCCGAATACAGGCGTTTTTGGCGCAAAGAACAGAGTAGGTGGTAGGAGAGCGTATATGCGGTATTTAGTTTTATTGGTATCTTTTTGGGCGCTTTCGGGCTGTGCCCAGAGCAGTGACTGGTATGAAGGCCGTTGGCAGGTTACTGACGCGAAATTTCCTGGTGTCAGTGCAATGGGAATGGAAGAGGCGCAAGTCTGGTTTGGATCCGAAGTACGCTATAGCAAAGATGAAGTCAGTTTTCGCGACGAAGTCTGTGCAGAGCCCTCATTCAGCCTGAGCAGGTTGAATGAGGGCGAGTTTTATACCCACTATCGAGCCGGATTTCAAAGCCTGAAGATTGCAGGGGACAGCGTCGAGATTTTGAATGTCAGCTGCCCTTCCGAGTGGACGGTACCAGGGGCAACGCTGATAAAAGCCAGTGACGAGACCGCCTATGTACCCTGGGATGGCGTGTTTTTTAAAGTCACTAAGATCGCCGACTGAACCGACATGTCGCCTGATTTAGAAAGGGCTGGCGGTGGGTCGCACTGCGCACGAAGCGCGCTTAATGATGATTCGTAACGACATCAATGCAGTGACCGGCGCTGATAAGGTTGGTTATGAGAGCTCATAGCAGTTCAGTGGTGAATTTAAGCGATTATTCGGCCGCGGCCCGGTTGAAGAAGCTCGTCACAGCATGTGAAAAACAACTTCTATCGTCAGTTTCTAGACGCTGAATTTCTGTTGTGTTTATTTTGTGAATAAGGGTACAGTAAGTTATTAACCACGGGAGCAAAGGAGCGCCCCAACTATGCCCAAAATCTGGGTTTTTTTAGTCGGTATAATGCTGTTGTCCGCTTGCCAGCCGCAGGAGTCTGTAACACCTGCGGGAAAGGAACAACAAACCTTGCAACACCTGCCCGCGTTGCAGGGGGACTATTTTGAACTTGAATCTGCTTTATTAGAACGCTCCCTGCATATCTATGTGCGTTTACCTCTGGGCTACGACGCAAACGAAACCCATTATCCCATTGTGTACCTGTTGGATGGCGATTCACTTTTCCCTATTCTGGGCGCTAATCATCTGTTCCTGACCTATGATGACAATCTGCCTGAAGCCATTATTGTGGGCATTGCCTATGGATCCTTTGAGCCAGAGATCAATAAACGTGGTTATGATTTTACTGCCAATGCGCCAGATGCCCGTGAGGGGCAGGGCGGCGCTGCTAAATTCCATGACTTCCTGAAACGTGAACTTATACCTGAAGTTGAAGGCCGGTATCGCGCTGACTCAAACCAGCGTGTGCTTTTTGGGCAAAGTCTTGGAGGCTCTATGGTGCTGTATTCTGCTTATACGGACCCTGATTTGTTCTGGGGCAGAATTGCCAGTAACCCTGTTTTTGCACCTGGCCGGGAGATGTTTTTCGCTGAAGGCGAGCCCGCTACACGAACCAATCTAAGATTGGTTGTGACCAGTGGTTCTGATGACAGGCCACCGTTAAGAGCTGCCGCATTAGCCTGGTTTGATTATGTAGCGGCTTATGAAAATTGCGAGGCCGAGTGAAACTATGAAAATAGGTGCGATTCAATGTAAGGCGATACCTGGTGACATTAATACCAATATAGCCCGACATCTGCAGTTGCTGGAGCGGGCCACGGAACATGGAGCCCGGCTTGTGTTTTTCCCTGAGCTGTCGATTACCGGGTATGAACCTCGACTGGCTAAATCACTAGCGATGACAGGGAAAGAAGCGGTTTTAGGTGTTTTTCAGGAATGTAGCAACCAGTCCGCATATAGCACAAAAGCACGACATGTTCGTTCTGATGGCGAATGCTCTGGGGCCCAGTGATACTTTTGTTAGTGAAGGTCAAACAGCTGCCTGGGATCCTTCAGGCGCTTTATTGGCACAAATGAATAACAACCATGAAGGTATACTGATACTTGATCTTGAAAG encodes:
- a CDS encoding DUF2157 domain-containing protein; this translates as MKITRETLESAVKKDIISSDQADELLRFFKAQPSTGPSFDFTHVLYYMGGLIAIGAMTLFMNLGWENFGGWGILFISLIYAAIGLRLTSVFQRKGYAIPAGICTTFVVALTPLAIYGLQQAMGWWPVDATYQDYHRYIRWHWIYMELGTLAVGAIMAFKYRYPFLVMPIAVTLWYLSMDIAAVIAGGSAAFELRTLVSLYFGLAMLLFAFWVDMRGSKSGDYAFWLYLFGVLTFWWGLTLQNPTGELSRFLYFCINLVLIGVGVVIVRRVFVIFGAIGGSLYLGHLASEVFKDSFLFPVALTLMGLGIIYLGVLWQKNEAAITARVRQRLPSRIQAFLAQRTE
- a CDS encoding alpha/beta hydrolase, with amino-acid sequence MPKIWVFLVGIMLLSACQPQESVTPAGKEQQTLQHLPALQGDYFELESALLERSLHIYVRLPLGYDANETHYPIVYLLDGDSLFPILGANHLFLTYDDNLPEAIIVGIAYGSFEPEINKRGYDFTANAPDAREGQGGAAKFHDFLKRELIPEVEGRYRADSNQRVLFGQSLGGSMVLYSAYTDPDLFWGRIASNPVFAPGREMFFAEGEPATRTNLRLVVTSGSDDRPPLRAAALAWFDYVAAYENCEAE
- a CDS encoding nitrilase-related carbon-nitrogen hydrolase, with product MKIGAIQCKAIPGDINTNIARHLQLLERATEHGARLVFFPELSITGYEPRLAKSLAMTGKEAVLGVFQECSNQSAYSTKARHVRSDGECSGAQ